CTTCCTGTGCACGGTAAGCTTCTAGTTCTTCTTGCACCGCTTCAGCCACAGTGGGAAAGGGGCTTCCTTTGTGCTGCTGCCAGAATTTGTCTGCCTGAGTCAAATCAAACGTCTTGGTCTTTTTTCTCGGCTTGGCACCCACATGCTCAGATGATGGGGATGACGTGACAGGTTCTTCCAAGGTAACACGGTTCAGGCTCAGGCCTAGCACGTCATGTGCCAGGGCCTGGTAAGTCCAAGTGTGGTGCAATGGTGTTGCCATGTCCATGTTTCGATCAAGTACAACCAACAGAGGCCTTTGAAAACTAAACTGGCCACTGCCATGAGCGGAATCCAGAAACAGGCTATTCCGAGAGTCGCGAAGGTTCTCGCGCATCCTCTTGTCGAGCTTCTCTGCGACCATTTCAGCAGCATTTCCTTTGGGGCATCGAATTATGGGCACGGTACCTAGCGTTGCGAAGACGGAAAATAGACAGTCGACAATGCTGTCCATAATTGCCTCGATCTCTGTGTCCTTCACGTCGCCGCGGTTAATGGCGTAATACGAAACAGTATGCCGATCGTTGTGCTTCAGTAAGAACAGGTCATTTTCCAGAGTGATAAAGTTGAGGTACTGATCAAACACTTTCGACACGTTGGCAACAGAGTTTGCTTGCAGAGCTGCCGAAGCCAGATCTTCAAGGTGCTGGCGCGACACGGGTGACACGAAGTTCAGGTAATACTGGTCGTACAACTCATTTCGGAAGTCCTGCGATATCCGCGTAATGTTTTCGTCAGTAGGCGCAACGAAATAAATTGCAGGCACCTCCGGTATGGGATCTCTGTCGGAATGCAGAAGCATGTGCAAAGTGATGCCCATGTCACGAAGCTCTTTCACCGACAGAAGAGGCGATATAATGTCTTGTCCACAGCGATCGTACACCAGAAGTTTCCACACAGGCTCCGAAAAGGAGCCTTTTGGTTGAGGAACGTTGAAGTTGAGCATCTGCTTCAGCGCAGCGATCTGCTTATCACGTATGTTGAGAGACATGACTGACACTGCAGTGTTTCTCCTACGCGACGGTGTTCTTTATGGCGTGTACGCCAAGCTCACATTCTATAATAACTGACCGGTTCGAGAAAAAATTACCAGTT
The DNA window shown above is from Dermacentor silvarum isolate Dsil-2018 chromosome 1, BIME_Dsil_1.4, whole genome shotgun sequence and carries:
- the LOC119460585 gene encoding sec1 family domain-containing protein 1 produces the protein MSLNIRDKQIAALKQMLNFNVPQPKGSFSEPVWKLLVYDRCGQDIISPLLSVKELRDMGITLHMLLHSDRDPIPEVPAIYFVAPTDENITRISQDFRNELYDQYYLNFVSPVSRQHLEDLASAALQANSVANVSKVFDQYLNFITLENDLFLLKHNDRHTVSYYAINRGDVKDTEIEAIMDSIVDCLFSVFATLGTVPIIRCPKGNAAEMVAEKLDKRMRENLRDSRNSLFLDSAHGSGQFSFQRPLLVVLDRNMDMATPLHHTWTYQALAHDVLGLSLNRVTLEEPVTSSPSSEHVGAKPRKKTKTFDLTQADKFWQQHKGSPFPTVAEAVQEELEAYRAQEDEVKKLKAAMGLEGDRTDEAITMLSDNTAKLTSAVSSLPELLERKRLIDMHTSIATAILEHIKARKLDLYFETEEKLLGRQALDRSLLDLINDPEAGTAQDKLRLILIAYVLGLDGALEYEDALQRAGCDLNPLRYLRRWKDYTRVTAPQPVGSYGGGPRTVGMFSKLMSQGSQFVMEGVKNLVVKKHKLPITRLVDALMELKSLPETDDFRYLDPKLLGRVEPRAQAPFQEAVVFVLGGGNYIEYQNLLDYTKGKSKKVVYGCTQLTNAAQFLEQLAQLGDEIK